Genomic segment of Malus domestica chromosome 15, GDT2T_hap1:
GGTTGGACAATGTCGTACCcctttgcattcaatatcccgtggctgcccaaggaaaaACCAATGggttcgagttgaagtcaagcttgctgTACCATATTCccaagtaccatgggttgtccatgaaagatccaaacaagcatttgaaggagtttgaagtggtgtgctcaagcatGACACCAATCAATGTCGATGGGAACATtatgaagatgaaggcctttccattATCTCTTATGgataaggctaaagattggctaTACGAATTGGCACCCAGAACTGTCACTTCTTGTGAAAGCATGAAACGAGCGTTTTTGGAAAAGATTTCCCAatttcaagagtcattcttttaAGGAAAAGAAtcagtggcattcaacaaagcCAAGGCGAATCCTTCTGAGcgtactatgagcgttttaaaggTCTAGTTGCATCTTGCCCTCAACAtaaaatgaaggaggagctgttACTTTAatatttctacgagggactCCTCCcaattgaaagacaaatgttAGATGCCTCAGCGGGTGGTGCTTTGGTTAATAAAACACCGGTGGCTACCAAGATCTTAATTGCAAACTGAGctttgaatgcacaacaatacgaaggtgttggacaaagagacgcCCCATGGaaacaagtgaatgaggtaagtgcaatttcagaacttcaatctcaaatggctaatcttattGTTCTTTTATCGCAGGTTGTTGAAGGATCCAAAGTGCAAGGAATTACACCAAATGAATGTGGCGTGGGCTCTATGCAGGGGCATCTCAATGATCAAttccctcaattgattgagaatggaggatgggaaagtgCAAATGTTGTGGGCTACCAAGGTTAAAATCAACCATTGAGTGATCCATACTCTAACACCTACAATTCGGGCTGTagagatcacccaaatttcaagtggatagaaccccaacaacctcaacaaCAAGAAGGATATAGACAGCCACCTCCGGGGCTCTATCAAAGGCCATTCGCGCCACCACAAGTCCCACCATAATCTGCCCAAACAAACTCATGTTCGTcattggataatgatacacttcttAAATTACTAACTTCATTAACACAGGGCCAACAAAATCATGCCAAGGAGATCAGTGAAGTGAAGAAGCAAATAGGGTAGATTTCAAAGTTCATGGGGCATTTTCGAGAAGAAGGAAAACTCCTTAGTTCAACCATTGTGAATCCGAAGGAACGCTTTGAATCCACCAAAGGCATCATGTTGAGAAGCGGAAAAAAGGTGGGAATCAAGCCAAACACGTCCAAACCAAGTAAAAAAGAGGACGAACAGTTGCTAATTGAAGAGGATGAGATGGACAAAGCCACGACAAAGGTGGAATCATCCTTGTTGCAGCCTTCCAAGGGCCCTAAACTATCACTATCGGGTAAGATTGTTCCCAATTCGATCCATTCTAATATAATTCCACCACATCTGCCTTTCcctcgcaggtttatgcaatctaAGAAGGAAGAGAATGAAAAAGGCATCTTAGAGACTTTCAGGAAGGTACAAGTTAATATCTCACTCCTTGATGCAATAAAGAATGTTctgaggtatgctaagtttttaaaagagctttgtacaacaaggagaaggatttcaaacaaagaagtgGTTAcggtaagtgaaaatgtatctgctgttttgcaaagaaaactaccacctaaatgcaaagatccaggtagttttacaattccttgtgttattggaaataCCAAGTTTGAACATGCCATGTTAAATTTAGGTGCTTCCATcaatgtcatgccatactctatttatgcatctatgaacttaggagagctaaaaaatgatggtgttataattcaattagccgatcgttctaatgcatatccaaaaggggttttggaagatgttttggtgcaggttaacgACTTAGTATTTCCAGTGGATTTCTCTATGCTTGAGATGGAAGATTCGGCCCATTCTACACCCTTGCCGATCCTCCTTGgaagacctttcatgaaaacagcccacaccaagatagatgtgttcaaATGGACattaacaatggaatttgatggcgagatcattgattttaatatttctgaaactattaggtatcctaaagatgatcattcttgtttctctattgatgtattTGATGCTTTGGCGCAGGATTACCTTGATTCCTTGAATGAGGATGCCcttgaaacaacaattgcacaaggaattggaCTAAAAAACAAAGGGGCAGATGTCAAGCACCCTCACAACATGGATAGAGAGATCCTTGCCATGCCCCCTAGTGCAGAAATTGGAGAGATGGTTGTtgcccttgagtcattgccACAACATCTTGGTAAGCTTCCAATCCCAATTCCAAACCCTATTTCTACTAACAAGTTGTTACCTTAAGTGATTCAAGCACCCAatcttgagcttaaaccattgctgGATCATTTAAAATATGTCTTTTTAGGAGATAAAAAGACATTAcccgtcattgtctcttcatcactcacggccatGGAGGAGGAGAAATTGATTCGGATGTTGAATGAGCATAAAACAaccattggatggacattggctgacattaagggaattagccctacaacttgcatgcatcgcatacttctagaggagggggctaaaccaactagagaggctcaacgctgacttaaccctccaatgatggaagttgtgaaaaaagaGATTATCAAGCTTCTTGATTGTGAAGTGATTTATCCAATCTTGAATAACCGTTGGGTTTCACCGGTgcaagttgttcctaagaaaTCTGGAGTCACCGTGGTGAAGAATGCAGAGAATGAACTTGTGCCCACTAGTATCCAAGCAGGTTGAAGagtttgcattgactataggaagctcaatgcCACCACAAGGAAAGTTCACTTGCCTTTGctgttcattgatcaaatgcttgaaaggttagctagtcattctttttattgctttctttatggttgttcgggatataatcagattgttatAGCTccagatgatcaagaaaagactactTTTACTTGttcatttggtacttttgcatATCATCGAATGCCATTCGGCTTATGTAATGCACCAGCCACGTTCCAAAGATGcctggtaagtatcttttcggattttttttagaagatcattgaagttttcatggttgattttagtgtctttggtgattcgtttgatgggtgtttagataatctcactttaattttgaaatgatgcattgaaactaaccttgttttgaattgggaaaaatgtcactttatggttaaacaaggcataatTTTAGGTCACATAGTTTCAGCAAAGGGAatagaggttgataaatctaaaatagatcttgtacgttaCTTACCCTCTTCCATTTCAGTGAGAGatgttcgttcttttcttggacatgcaagaTTCTATAAGCGATTCATCAAAGATTTTTCCAAGATTTCCCAACTCCTTTGCCGACTTCTACAAAAGGATGTGACAATCAAGTTCAATGATAAGCGTGAGAAGGCGTTCAATCACCTCAAAAAGATGCTAACTTCACCCCCAATCATAGTCCCACCAGATTAGAGCCTTCCTTTTAAGCTTATCTGCGATACCTCAGATTATGCATTAGGGGctattttgggacaaaggaaggacaaaaagccacacgtcatctattatgcatcccggaccttgaatgatgcacaattgaattattccaccactgaaaaagaacttcttgctgttgtatttactttagataagtttcgttcttatttacttggaaCTAAAGTTATAATTgatactgatcatgcagctttgaagtatttgCTCACAAAAAAGGATGCTAAGCCAAGGCTTATTCGTTGGATGTTACTTCTCCAAGAGTTTAACGTGGAAATCCAGGACAAGAAATGAAGTGAAAacatggtggctgaccacttgagtcGTTTGGTGCATGATGAGGACCCATTACCTATTCCAGAAGCATTCCCAGACGAGGAATTGCTATCCATTGAGGTAAGTGAAccatggtatgctgatttggtgaattacttagtgactaaacaagttccaagCACCCTTAAtaagcaccaacgtgataaactcaagaaagatgcacggttttatgtttgggatgacccttatttgtggaaatattacCCTGATTAGATTCTACataggtgtgtgcatgattctgagtttCATTCGATTTTAACTttctgtcacacttatgcatgtgggggttaTTTTGGCACACTACGCACAGCACATAAGGTTttagaatgtggattttattggcctactatctttagggatgctaaaactttttgtatgacttgtgatcgttgtcaaagaACGGTTAATATAAGTGcaaaagaccaaatgccgcaacaTCCTATATAATctattgagattttttatgtttggggtatagatttcatgggtctttttccttcttcacatggtTTCCTTTATATTTTACTTGCGGTT
This window contains:
- the LOC139191877 gene encoding uncharacterized protein — its product is MGHFREEGKLLSSTIVNPKERFESTKGIMLRSGKKVGIKPNTSKPSKKEDEQLLIEEDEMDKATTKVESSLLQPSKGPKLSLSGKIVPNSIHSNIIPPHLPFPRRFMQSKKEENEKGILETFRKVQVNISLLDAIKNVLRYAKFLKELCTTRRRISNKEVVTVSENVSAVLQRKLPPKCKDPGSFTIPCVIGNTKFEHAMLNLGASINVMPYSIYASMNLGELKNDGVIIQLADRSNAYPKGVLEDVLVQVNDLVFPVDFSMLEMEDSAHSTPLPILLGRPFMKTAHTKIDVFKWTLTMEFDGEIIDFNISETIRYPKDDHSCFSIDVFDALAQDYLDSLNEDALETTIAQGIGLKNKGADVKHPHNMDREILAMPPSAEIGEMVVALESLPQHLGDKKTLPVIVSSSLTAMEEEKLIRMLNEHKTTIGWTLADIKGISPTTCMHRILLEEGAKPTREAQR